Proteins co-encoded in one Cupriavidus metallidurans CH34 genomic window:
- a CDS encoding NCS2 family permease — protein sequence MSTSDQRPRPGSESTLAQPSTGVLERLFKLGEHKTDARTEILAGVTTFLTMAYIIFVNPSILGDAGVPKDAVFVATCLAAAIGTLIMGFYANYPIAMAPGMGLNAYFAYTVVKGMGLPWEAALGAVFISGCLFLLVTLFRVREMIVNGIPHALRVAITAGIGLFLAIVALKNAGIITASPATLVTIGDLHQTSAILAVIGFFAIVALDHLKVKGAILIGILGTTILSFVFGGNTFHGVFSAPPSIAPTLFKLDISAALSIGIVNVVLVFFLVELFDATGTLMGVANRAGLLKAGRMDRLNKALMADSTAIMAGSLLGTSSTTAYIESASGVQAGGRTGLTAVTVAVLFLACLFIAPLAGTVPAYATAPALLYVSCLMLRELVDVDWSDATEVVPAVLTALGMPFTYSVANGVAFGFIAYAGLKLLTGRAREVPVMAWVIAAVFLFKFYYLPGH from the coding sequence ATGTCCACGTCGGACCAGAGGCCACGGCCAGGCAGCGAATCCACCCTCGCACAGCCATCGACCGGTGTGCTCGAGCGCCTCTTCAAGCTCGGTGAACACAAGACCGACGCCCGCACCGAAATTCTCGCGGGCGTGACCACATTTCTTACCATGGCGTACATCATTTTCGTCAACCCGAGCATCCTTGGCGATGCCGGTGTGCCGAAAGATGCAGTGTTCGTGGCCACCTGCCTGGCCGCCGCCATCGGCACGTTGATCATGGGGTTCTACGCGAACTATCCGATCGCGATGGCGCCTGGCATGGGGCTGAACGCCTACTTTGCCTATACGGTCGTCAAGGGCATGGGCTTGCCGTGGGAAGCCGCGCTTGGCGCGGTTTTCATTTCAGGCTGCCTCTTCTTGCTGGTGACGCTGTTCCGTGTGCGCGAGATGATCGTCAACGGGATTCCGCACGCGCTGCGCGTGGCGATCACTGCGGGCATCGGCCTGTTCCTCGCGATCGTCGCGCTTAAGAATGCAGGCATCATCACAGCCAGCCCGGCCACGCTTGTCACCATCGGCGACCTGCATCAGACGTCCGCGATCCTGGCGGTGATTGGCTTCTTCGCCATCGTCGCGCTGGATCATCTTAAGGTGAAAGGCGCCATCCTGATCGGCATTCTCGGCACCACGATCCTGAGTTTCGTTTTCGGTGGGAACACGTTCCACGGCGTATTTTCCGCGCCACCGTCCATCGCCCCCACGCTGTTCAAGCTTGATATTTCCGCTGCGCTGTCGATCGGCATCGTCAACGTCGTGCTGGTGTTCTTCCTGGTGGAGCTGTTCGATGCCACGGGCACGCTGATGGGCGTGGCCAATCGCGCCGGGCTGCTGAAGGCAGGTCGGATGGACCGTCTGAACAAGGCGTTGATGGCGGACAGCACCGCGATCATGGCCGGCTCGTTGCTCGGCACGTCGTCCACCACGGCCTATATCGAAAGCGCTTCGGGCGTGCAGGCCGGCGGCCGTACGGGCCTGACAGCGGTAACCGTGGCGGTATTGTTCCTGGCGTGCCTGTTCATTGCGCCGCTGGCTGGCACCGTTCCCGCCTACGCAACGGCGCCCGCGCTGCTCTATGTCTCCTGCCTGATGTTGCGCGAACTGGTCGATGTGGACTGGAGCGATGCGACCGAGGTCGTGCCCGCGGTGCTGACGGCGCTTGGAATGCCGTTCACCTACTCGGTGGCCAATGGCGTGGCGTTTGGTTTCATCGCCTATGCCGGCCTCAAGCTCCTGACCGGCCGCGCGCGCGAGGTGCCGGTGATGGCGTGGGTCATCGCGGCAGTCTTCCTGTTCAAGTTCTACTACCTGCCAGGGCACTGA
- a CDS encoding cold-shock protein: MQTGIVKWFNDAKGFGFIKPDAGGDDLFAHFSEVRADGFKSLQENQRVSFEVKNGPKGLQAANITPL; the protein is encoded by the coding sequence ATGCAAACCGGTATCGTAAAGTGGTTCAACGACGCCAAGGGCTTTGGCTTCATCAAGCCGGACGCTGGCGGTGACGATCTGTTCGCTCACTTCTCGGAAGTCCGTGCCGACGGCTTCAAGTCGCTGCAGGAAAACCAACGCGTGTCGTTCGAAGTCAAGAACGGCCCGAAGGGTCTGCAAGCAGCGAACATCACCCCGCTGTAA